The following are encoded in a window of bacterium SCSIO 12643 genomic DNA:
- a CDS encoding PAS domain S-box protein — MISNNKSSLLDKSLQLFIGENLFENKVNIFLKWLSDTYYPYQMVFVAHVPPKMQTHFKSQKCVYGSETEEIPLEDDLIAAIKKIEDPEKNVFWGLTNELTNVSLRADFEKNRVISFLIFPLRAQQKTIGYLALLENDTERLWTKEDKKELNSLSVIFSQYFHTATLERELFTKEDVLQKAIESSNDGYWHIDLTQNQMHFSRQWKRMLGFDEDEIEDSFETFESLLHPSDKEIVLQVLDPYMKIGVGTYECEYRIRNKEGKYLWVLTRANVNFSENGIPLQFVATNTDITSRIEYKRKLAQSEANYKRLISSIHEIIFEIDNKGVITFLNDAWERHLLLKVDKTVGTEASKYIHPDDRATGSQIFQLKYEGEDVIHKTEELKFIAANGKSVWMEVHASVIFNESHELQGVKGTLINIEERKRVEIENKASENKLARISENISDLIAEIDENGNYLFISNAVRGMVGKNPDEFIGRNAILDIHPEDHKRIKANLFDQLLNGAKRVVEQFRVRMAEGGYIWIESVLQPLISASGKRTFIAATRDISARRKVEEEMKMALQKEKELNELKSRFITMTSHEFRTPLSSIKSSVELLEMYAEDLGDRFIKPFEKHFGKITTQVSRINNLLKNIDTLGKIESMEMPFNPVNQNLVEFTQSIINEQIVKAFPDRKVNLKISGTPRVLVFDPSLFDNLICNVLKNALLYSEDKDVECELSFEEDGFSVIVSDEGIGIPEDEMSHLFTSFFRAKNIVNLNIPGNGLGLVIAKRIVDIHHGEIKIESEENVGTKVLMHIPNL, encoded by the coding sequence TTGATATCTAATAACAAATCCTCACTGCTTGATAAGTCGCTTCAATTATTCATCGGTGAAAATTTATTTGAGAATAAAGTAAATATCTTTTTAAAGTGGTTGTCGGATACTTATTATCCTTATCAAATGGTATTTGTGGCTCATGTTCCGCCCAAAATGCAGACTCATTTTAAATCGCAAAAATGTGTGTATGGGAGCGAAACAGAAGAGATTCCGTTAGAGGATGATCTAATCGCAGCGATTAAAAAAATAGAGGATCCTGAAAAAAATGTTTTTTGGGGATTGACGAATGAGTTAACCAATGTTTCGTTAAGAGCTGACTTTGAAAAGAACAGAGTCATTTCCTTTTTAATATTTCCACTTCGAGCGCAGCAAAAAACAATTGGTTATTTAGCCTTATTGGAAAATGATACAGAGCGATTATGGACAAAGGAGGATAAAAAAGAATTGAATTCTCTATCAGTCATATTTTCTCAATATTTTCATACAGCAACTTTAGAACGAGAGCTTTTTACCAAAGAAGATGTACTTCAAAAAGCCATTGAAAGTTCTAACGATGGCTATTGGCACATTGATTTGACACAAAATCAAATGCATTTTTCGCGTCAATGGAAAAGAATGCTGGGTTTTGATGAAGATGAAATTGAAGATTCGTTCGAAACTTTTGAAAGTCTGTTGCATCCGAGCGATAAAGAAATAGTTCTTCAAGTGCTAGACCCATATATGAAAATTGGTGTGGGGACTTATGAATGTGAGTACCGGATTAGGAACAAAGAAGGTAAGTATTTGTGGGTGTTGACGCGTGCAAATGTTAATTTTTCCGAGAATGGTATCCCACTCCAGTTTGTCGCAACCAATACGGATATCACATCGCGAATTGAATATAAAAGGAAGTTAGCACAAAGTGAAGCCAACTATAAAAGACTCATTAGCTCGATTCATGAGATTATTTTTGAAATTGACAACAAAGGGGTAATAACCTTTCTAAATGATGCCTGGGAGCGTCATTTGTTGCTTAAAGTAGATAAGACTGTTGGGACTGAAGCCTCAAAATATATTCATCCGGATGATAGAGCTACTGGAAGTCAAATATTTCAACTCAAGTATGAAGGTGAAGATGTGATCCACAAAACCGAAGAGTTGAAATTTATTGCAGCAAATGGAAAGTCCGTTTGGATGGAAGTTCATGCTTCTGTGATTTTTAATGAAAGTCATGAGCTTCAAGGAGTCAAAGGAACCTTGATTAACATTGAAGAACGCAAGCGCGTTGAGATTGAGAATAAAGCAAGTGAAAATAAACTGGCTCGAATCTCTGAGAATATTTCCGATTTGATTGCTGAAATAGATGAGAATGGAAATTATCTGTTTATTTCAAATGCGGTTCGTGGGATGGTCGGAAAGAACCCGGATGAATTCATTGGTAGGAATGCGATTTTAGATATTCACCCGGAAGATCATAAAAGAATTAAAGCGAATCTGTTTGACCAGTTATTGAATGGAGCTAAACGTGTGGTAGAACAGTTTCGTGTGCGAATGGCAGAAGGAGGTTATATCTGGATAGAGTCAGTATTACAACCGTTGATTTCAGCCTCCGGTAAGCGAACGTTTATCGCAGCTACACGTGATATTTCTGCAAGAAGAAAAGTGGAAGAGGAGATGAAAATGGCGCTCCAAAAGGAGAAAGAGCTAAATGAGTTAAAATCCAGATTCATTACGATGACATCTCATGAGTTCAGAACCCCATTGTCTTCAATAAAATCAAGTGTGGAACTGCTGGAAATGTATGCGGAAGATTTGGGAGATCGTTTTATCAAGCCATTTGAAAAGCATTTTGGTAAGATTACGACTCAGGTAAGTAGAATTAATAATCTCCTGAAAAATATAGATACATTAGGCAAGATTGAGTCGATGGAGATGCCGTTTAATCCGGTAAATCAAAATCTAGTGGAGTTTACGCAAAGTATCATCAATGAGCAGATTGTAAAAGCTTTCCCAGATAGAAAGGTGAACTTGAAAATTTCAGGTACTCCACGTGTTTTGGTATTTGATCCAAGCCTATTTGATAATCTGATCTGTAATGTGCTTAAAAATGCATTGCTATATTCCGAAGATAAGGATGTGGAATGTGAATTATCGTTTGAGGAAGATGGTTTTTCTGTAATCGTTTCGGATGAAGGAATTGGTATTCCGGAAGATGAAATGTCGCATTTATTCACTTCATTTTTTAGAGCTAAGAATATTGTAAACTTAAATATCCCCGGGAATGGTTTGGGATTGGTGATTGCTAAAAGAATCGTAGACATTCACCATGGAGAAATTAAAATAGAAAGTGAGGAAAATGTGGGAACGAAAGTTCTAATGCATATTCCTAATCTATAG
- a CDS encoding GHMP kinase produces the protein MNTEQQYYAHGKLLITGEYSVLDGATAFAIPCRSGQSLTVTKDHSIDGIIWTSWDVNQKSWLKVSFDKQLNIGNSNDTRLSEKLQSILKSATQIQPDFLEKLENCKVDTHLGFDRNWGLGSSSTLISLISQWAQINPYKLLDQTFGGSGYDIACATTNSPILFQIDDRKHLTTSIDFNPSWIKHAHFVYLGQKQVSSKEVKKYSHLDFDKNKLASEISDITQQLVICTDLFQAQKLLQLHESKLSVALGYPSVKSLHFSQINGTFKSLGAWGGDFVLFLGDSSEIEKIKALGFPIIIPWKEMIFNPID, from the coding sequence ATGAATACGGAACAACAATATTACGCCCATGGTAAATTGCTTATCACGGGCGAATATTCCGTTTTAGATGGTGCCACTGCATTTGCTATTCCATGTCGGTCTGGGCAGTCACTAACAGTTACAAAAGATCATTCAATTGATGGAATAATCTGGACAAGCTGGGATGTAAATCAAAAAAGTTGGTTAAAAGTCTCTTTCGACAAACAATTAAATATTGGGAATTCGAATGACACCAGGCTTTCTGAAAAGCTACAATCCATTCTAAAATCAGCCACTCAAATTCAGCCTGATTTCCTCGAAAAACTTGAAAATTGCAAAGTGGATACCCATTTGGGATTTGATAGAAATTGGGGTTTAGGTTCCAGTTCCACATTAATTTCTCTCATTTCTCAATGGGCCCAGATCAATCCATATAAATTGTTAGATCAGACATTTGGTGGATCAGGTTACGATATCGCTTGTGCGACAACAAATAGTCCAATTCTATTTCAAATAGATGATCGTAAACATTTAACCACTTCAATTGACTTCAACCCATCATGGATCAAACATGCTCATTTTGTTTACCTGGGTCAAAAACAGGTGAGTAGTAAAGAGGTTAAAAAATATAGTCATCTGGATTTTGACAAGAATAAACTGGCATCTGAAATCTCGGATATCACACAACAACTTGTTATTTGTACTGATTTATTTCAGGCGCAGAAGTTATTGCAGTTACATGAGTCTAAATTATCTGTAGCTCTAGGTTATCCTTCGGTCAAATCATTGCATTTTTCACAGATCAATGGAACGTTTAAATCTCTTGGTGCCTGGGGAGGAGACTTTGTGCTGTTTCTGGGAGATTCTTCTGAAATTGAAAAAATCAAAGCACTAGGGTTCCCAATAATAATTCCCTGGAAAGAAATGATCTTCAACCCTATAGATTAG
- a CDS encoding response regulator, whose product MSNILVIEDDATVRENLEELLKFKGYTVFSSSDGKEGLDMAFKKEPDLIISDIMMPEMDGYELLKNVRETPALTNTPVILLTAKTMTESKIMGLEYGADDYITKPFNAKELIARIANLIEIRRKLKAKAYLETNKTEVESTEDIFMRELIVLFADNLDKSQFAIEDVVVEMGLSKSTVQRRVKAITNKTFNQFLREFRLEQAKQIIEQRGGNISEVAYATGFNSVSYFSFSFKNYFGFPPTEIVPKDAGFI is encoded by the coding sequence ATGTCCAATATACTTGTAATTGAAGACGATGCCACAGTAAGAGAAAACCTTGAAGAACTCTTAAAATTTAAAGGCTATACAGTATTTAGTTCTTCCGATGGGAAGGAAGGTTTAGATATGGCGTTTAAGAAGGAACCGGATTTAATTATCTCGGATATTATGATGCCGGAGATGGATGGATATGAATTATTAAAAAACGTTAGAGAAACTCCAGCATTAACCAATACCCCGGTGATACTGCTTACAGCCAAAACCATGACAGAATCCAAAATCATGGGATTAGAATATGGCGCAGATGATTATATCACCAAACCATTTAATGCAAAAGAGCTTATTGCCAGGATTGCGAATTTGATTGAGATTAGAAGAAAGTTAAAAGCAAAAGCGTATTTAGAAACCAATAAAACTGAAGTGGAATCTACTGAAGACATCTTCATGCGTGAACTTATTGTGCTATTTGCTGACAATTTAGATAAATCACAATTTGCGATCGAAGATGTTGTGGTTGAAATGGGGTTAAGCAAATCTACTGTTCAAAGAAGAGTAAAAGCCATTACGAACAAAACTTTCAATCAATTCCTAAGAGAATTTAGACTAGAGCAAGCAAAACAAATTATTGAACAACGCGGTGGAAACATTTCGGAAGTGGCTTACGCTACTGGGTTCAATAGCGTAAGTTACTTCTCATTTTCTTTTAAGAACTACTTTGGATTCCCTCCAACTGAAATCGTTCCTAAGGATGCCGGTTTTATTTAA
- a CDS encoding DUF4286 family protein, with protein sequence MIIYNVTVKISHEKHDDWVNWMKTVHIPDVMATGLFDKNVFSKVLVEDEEGTNYSIQYYCEDLETLQKYQDEHAEKLQIEHTERYKDHFVAFRTLLEIQ encoded by the coding sequence ATGATTATATACAATGTAACTGTGAAGATATCCCATGAAAAGCACGATGATTGGGTGAATTGGATGAAAACTGTGCATATTCCTGATGTGATGGCTACGGGATTGTTTGATAAGAATGTATTTTCTAAAGTCCTTGTGGAGGATGAAGAAGGAACCAATTATTCGATCCAGTATTATTGCGAAGATCTGGAAACTCTTCAAAAGTATCAGGATGAACATGCTGAGAAATTGCAAATAGAGCATACGGAACGTTATAAAGATCATTTTGTCGCATTCAGAACTTTGTTAGAGATTCAGTAA
- a CDS encoding hydroxymethylglutaryl-CoA reductase, degradative, with translation MTKAIKGFSKLTKEAKIDWVLDQYFSDKESAKEVLKQYWNADSKLQQVHDEFIENTLTNYYLPFGVAPNFLINGETYVIPMAIEESSVVAAAAKAASFWMKRGGFKAEVISTKKIGHVHFVYYGDYDKLLKFFNSIKDKFYQDTEGITANMRKRGGGITDIMLINKNYEEPNYYQIKANFETIDSMGANFINTCLEQFAQTLKSEIEASDLFTEEEKKIQIIMCILSNYTPECLVRAEVSCPVEELATEGMSGEEFALKFERAIHVARIEPYRATTHNKGIMNGIDAVVIATGNDFRAIEAAAHTYASRSGQYRSLTDCEVKDGIFKFWLDIPMALGTVGGLTTLHPMVKFAYQLLGNPGAKELMMIIAASGLAQNFGALKALTTTGIQKGHMKMHLLNVLNNLGATDEEKDFFKIYFKDKVPRHNDIVNKFNEIRATKSAQ, from the coding sequence ATGACAAAAGCAATAAAAGGTTTTTCGAAACTTACCAAAGAAGCTAAAATTGATTGGGTACTTGATCAATATTTTTCTGATAAAGAATCTGCAAAAGAAGTTCTAAAACAATATTGGAATGCGGACTCTAAACTTCAACAAGTTCATGATGAATTTATTGAAAATACACTTACCAATTACTATCTGCCATTTGGCGTAGCACCAAACTTCCTAATCAACGGGGAAACGTACGTTATCCCTATGGCCATTGAAGAAAGTTCGGTTGTTGCTGCGGCTGCAAAAGCTGCAAGTTTTTGGATGAAACGTGGCGGTTTTAAAGCTGAAGTCATTTCAACTAAGAAAATTGGACATGTACACTTCGTGTATTATGGTGACTATGACAAACTTTTAAAGTTTTTCAATTCTATAAAAGATAAGTTTTATCAAGATACAGAAGGTATTACGGCCAATATGAGAAAACGTGGTGGTGGCATTACTGACATCATGTTGATCAACAAAAACTATGAAGAGCCAAATTACTATCAAATCAAAGCAAACTTTGAAACCATTGACTCCATGGGAGCCAATTTCATCAATACTTGTTTGGAACAATTTGCACAGACTTTAAAATCTGAAATCGAAGCTTCTGACCTTTTCACGGAAGAAGAAAAAAAGATTCAGATTATCATGTGTATTTTATCTAATTATACACCTGAATGTTTGGTAAGAGCAGAAGTAAGTTGTCCGGTGGAAGAACTTGCAACTGAAGGTATGTCTGGAGAAGAGTTTGCTTTAAAATTTGAACGAGCTATTCATGTGGCACGAATTGAACCATACAGAGCGACTACACATAATAAAGGAATCATGAATGGTATTGACGCTGTTGTTATCGCTACAGGTAATGATTTCAGAGCTATTGAAGCTGCTGCGCATACTTATGCCTCCAGATCAGGTCAATATCGTTCTTTAACCGATTGTGAAGTCAAAGATGGAATATTTAAATTTTGGTTGGATATCCCAATGGCTTTAGGAACCGTGGGGGGGTTAACTACATTACACCCAATGGTAAAATTTGCTTATCAACTTCTTGGTAACCCAGGTGCAAAAGAATTGATGATGATCATTGCAGCATCCGGATTGGCGCAAAATTTTGGTGCGCTTAAAGCTTTAACAACCACAGGAATTCAAAAAGGGCATATGAAAATGCACCTATTGAATGTTTTAAATAATCTTGGGGCCACAGATGAAGAAAAAGATTTCTTTAAAATTTACTTTAAGGATAAAGTACCAAGACACAACGACATCGTGAACAAATTCAACGAGATTAGAGCTACCAAATCTGCTCAATAA
- a CDS encoding thioredoxin domain-containing protein, with the protein MEQHKYTNHLIDQTSPYLLQHAHNPVNWYPWGEEALQKAKDENKIILVSVGYSACHWCHVMEHESFEDKEVAELMNTHFVCIKVDREERPDIDQIYMTAVQLMTGSGGWPLNCFALPDGRPFYGGTYFPKTRWMDILEKLAIEYRERPEKVEEYANRLTEGVIQSDVIIKNNEPKEFQIETLDEMVVRWKNSFDKLEGGGNRAPKFPLPNNYAFLMRYAALGHHEYVDEQVKLTLDKMAFGGIYDQIGGGFARYSTDKLWKVPHFEKMLYDNAQLISLYSEAYTRYRKDLYKDVVDQSIDFCLRELYKGDGIFYSALDADSEGEEGKYYVWKEDELKQTLGDDSSLAIAYYNIGQKADWEHGNNILLRNRADAEILDEFDISKEEFDIRINRINKKLLEVREQRITPGLDDKSLTSWNALMLKGLADAYIAFNDERYLEIAKQTALFIVKTQRKKDGGLHHNYKNGTSNINGYLEDYSFSIEALIRMYEATFDESWLDEANELMQYTVAHFYDEESGMFYFTSDLDPSLVARKMELNDNVIPASNSSMANALFLLGTILDNQDYLDRSKVMLNNVKLQMTEYGSGYSNWGILMLKEIYPLYEIAVVGEIAQTKRAQIEQYYIPNKIVLGSTKPSKLALLDGKYVDEETLYYVCVNKACQLPTSDLGAALKQIK; encoded by the coding sequence ATGGAACAGCATAAATATACGAACCATTTGATAGATCAAACAAGTCCATATTTATTACAACATGCACATAATCCCGTAAACTGGTATCCATGGGGTGAAGAAGCTTTACAAAAAGCGAAAGATGAAAACAAAATAATATTGGTAAGTGTTGGGTATTCTGCTTGTCATTGGTGTCATGTGATGGAGCATGAGAGCTTTGAAGATAAGGAAGTTGCGGAACTCATGAATACACATTTTGTATGCATAAAAGTAGATCGTGAAGAGCGTCCGGATATTGATCAAATTTACATGACTGCGGTGCAACTTATGACCGGTAGTGGGGGGTGGCCATTAAATTGTTTTGCCCTACCTGATGGACGTCCGTTTTATGGGGGAACGTATTTCCCAAAGACTCGTTGGATGGATATTTTGGAAAAGCTTGCTATTGAGTACAGAGAAAGACCTGAAAAAGTAGAAGAATATGCGAACCGTTTGACAGAAGGAGTGATTCAAAGCGATGTGATTATCAAGAATAATGAACCTAAAGAATTCCAAATAGAGACTTTGGATGAGATGGTAGTTCGATGGAAAAATAGCTTTGATAAGTTGGAGGGAGGTGGGAATCGTGCACCTAAATTTCCATTGCCAAATAATTATGCTTTTTTGATGAGGTATGCCGCATTAGGTCATCACGAATATGTGGATGAGCAAGTGAAACTTACATTGGATAAAATGGCATTTGGGGGAATTTACGATCAGATTGGAGGTGGATTTGCCCGTTACTCTACAGATAAACTATGGAAAGTGCCACATTTTGAAAAGATGCTTTATGATAATGCGCAATTGATCTCTTTGTATTCTGAGGCGTATACCAGGTATCGAAAAGATTTATACAAAGATGTGGTGGATCAAAGTATAGATTTTTGTTTAAGAGAATTATACAAGGGAGATGGGATTTTTTATTCTGCTTTAGATGCGGACAGTGAGGGTGAAGAAGGGAAATATTATGTGTGGAAAGAAGACGAATTGAAACAAACTCTGGGTGATGATTCCAGTTTAGCAATTGCGTATTATAACATTGGTCAAAAGGCGGATTGGGAGCATGGGAATAACATCCTGTTGAGAAATAGAGCAGATGCGGAGATTTTGGATGAATTTGACATTTCTAAAGAGGAATTTGACATCAGAATAAATCGCATTAATAAGAAACTGTTAGAGGTAAGAGAACAACGAATCACACCTGGTTTAGATGATAAAAGTTTGACCTCCTGGAATGCCCTAATGTTGAAAGGTTTGGCTGATGCTTATATTGCTTTTAACGATGAACGTTATTTAGAAATTGCAAAGCAAACGGCTCTATTCATTGTAAAGACTCAACGTAAAAAGGATGGAGGATTACATCATAATTATAAAAATGGGACATCAAATATTAATGGGTACTTAGAGGATTATAGTTTTTCTATAGAAGCGTTGATCAGAATGTATGAAGCCACTTTTGATGAAAGTTGGTTAGATGAGGCAAATGAATTGATGCAATATACTGTTGCTCATTTCTATGATGAAGAAAGTGGGATGTTTTATTTTACGTCTGACCTAGATCCTAGCCTGGTCGCAAGAAAAATGGAGTTGAATGATAATGTCATCCCGGCTTCAAATTCAAGTATGGCAAATGCTTTGTTTCTTTTAGGAACGATATTGGATAATCAGGATTATCTGGATAGAAGTAAAGTGATGCTGAATAATGTGAAACTTCAAATGACTGAATATGGTTCGGGGTATTCCAATTGGGGAATCTTAATGTTGAAGGAAATTTATCCGTTATATGAAATTGCAGTGGTAGGAGAAATTGCACAAACCAAGCGAGCGCAAATAGAACAATATTATATTCCAAATAAAATTGTTTTAGGAAGTACAAAACCCAGTAAATTGGCGTTACTAGATGGGAAATACGTAGATGAGGAAACGTTGTATTATGTATGTGTAAACAAAGCGTGTCAATTACCAACATCCGATTTAGGAGCAGCTTTAAAGCAAATAAAGTAG